cctagccaccgcaagcaactagtttgcatttttcaaagtttttctacacacagaatcgcacacaaactaactgtattaaccgccaatgttgtaatttctcatcgcaaacagttcatccgagtcggctgtttgccatgtatcacacacatcttgttaagttgaaccgtttctgttgtgttccctaatcaaaaacagttcatccgagtgaaccgtatgccgtatatcacacacaccttgatatggctaaccgtttctgttgcactccctaatagcaaacagttcatcgaagcgaactgtatgccgtatatcgcacacacatttatatggctgcccgtttctgttgttatgcctcatcgcaaacagttcgaatggattaaccgtatgccctgcatcgcacacgcaactaaaatctgaaccgtgtttgatggctccgccatcgcaaacgttttgcaccttttttgacggtttttttacacccccgtttgcgattaatgcataacacacagtttcgtcaaagggtctctgattgtattgttgcgttagcagcatcctgcagtagtggcactcctgcacgttgcgaacgcggccggtgtTAGTCCTACAACCTCCTTAtacaaggcaggtgcttacgcggGCCACCCGGGCgcacgccactcagtcgctgacgttcGAAGAGCTTTCAGCTGATACATAGGACGCAGGGTGCCCATACTTATTCTCGCATGGTGATTAGTGCGAAAAGGCCAGAGACCTACTCGGATCACATATCCAAATCATTAGTGTCTTGGGAGCACGCAGTAACAATCACTCATCCACAATATGTGgtcccgtcgccccgtctcacGGACTTACGACAAGGTCTAAGAATGCCGGTCGTGCCCCGTAGAAAACTCGCgggtaccctccaggtcaacccgactacACATCAACTCGCGGGTACACTCACGGTCAACCCGACTTCACATTTctctcgcgggtacccctcgggGCCGACCCGACTTCAGTCATGGTTCTGTGGTAAAGTCAAAGTATCCGTGTGTCGAAACCAACAAGGGggaaacccgaggaatcaccctcgatggattcccactcgatgtaatcatcaaggtgaacttggaggaatcacccacgatggttcacacttgaggggttgctcGACAGACTATTTATCGGGAGTGGTGAAGGATGAATCGCCCTTGAAGACCATGACCGATTAACTACATTACAAAGTTAACATCAGAAATGCTATACGAGGTATCACTCTCGGCCCTCGATAATAACCCTGCAGTGTTGTACAACTAAGGGGGTGTGATGTAATATGTCAGGATCTAgacgtcgatcacgttgatcgagtcaccGGTCATCAAGCGGGGGCAACTGGGACAAGGTGAGGGGgccactgatggatcactaaccaacctatactaagcagtttaggataagcaggtaaggtacaagaGCAGTTTACAAAAACAGGCTATGCATCGGAATAGGATCATACAAAAGCAGTAGCAATTCTAACGCAAGCATAAGAGAGAAGagaatgggcgatatcggaatGATCAAGGGGCTTTGCTTGCCTGAAAGCTCTGCTGcaaaggaagaagggtcgtcggtgacgtagtcgatcacagggggagcatcggtctcagggtctaccggagagaagagggggaagaaatagtaaatacaatgcaaacagattcATCACTGAGTATGACATGACGATACGCAgagctaggggtgttctaacatAGTACTACATGTTCCAGATGGGGGGAACATCCGAGGATGTTTTCCCGGCGTCAGACGGATTCCGGACAGATGAAAGAGAGGGGACAGTTCCATGTTCAGAGTGCTAGAGGCATGTATCAGATTCGCTGGATTTTCCTGagcaattttcatatataaacaATTTTCATCTGACTTACGGTTaattttttaaattttcaaagttttaaaatcattttatgaatttctggaatttatttaatttCGAAAAAACAGTGAAATACATTTTATACCCGCTGTGGGTTAGCAAGAGTGGATGACAGGTGGGGTCAGTCAACTTCCCAGTCAGCATTTGACTAGTCAATGTTTGACTAATCAACGGTCAGTGGGAGCCCACACGTCATACACTAACCCAACTAATAAAGGTTTTACTTAAAACAGGTATTATTTAGAGGGGTGGGTCCCATGCGTCAGCCACCCATTAAGTTAACAGGGGGCTAAATTTTTGGTTGTTAGACGAGGTGCGGCCAGGGTCCGTGGGGTTAGCAGGGGAGGTTAGGTTAGTCCCTAACCTAAGAGCATCACCAACAGCGGCGGCAAATATCGCGCGCGCGGAGCGGGTTCGCGTGCTCCAGCGGGCGTGGGAAATTCCGGCGCGCCGCAAAAGATTGCGCGCACGCGGGAAAAGGCAGCCCTTCGCGCGCTAGACTTGGCGCGTGGTATCCGGCGCGCTCTACAAAAGGCGCACGTCCGCTCCCTCCAGCCACACACTCGACCGCTCCCTCTAGCCGCACACTCGCCCGCTCCCCTCGCCGCCCCTGTCTTCTTTGCTACCGCCGCCGCCGGGCCCTTCCCCCGCCGCTGACATGCCGCCGCGTTGTCGAACCAGCTCGGGCTATCGCGGCGTCCGCGTCCGCCCTTTCGGCTGGTTCTATGTGGAGATCCGCTCCGGCAACGTGCGTCTCAGTCTCGGGACATTCGAGACCGCGCACGAGGCCGCCCACACCTACGACTCTGCGGCGTGGCGCCTCAGCAGGCCATGCTCGCCGATGAACTTCCACGATGCGCAGACGTGCCAGCAGGCGCAGGacctcgcgccgccgcctcgtctTATAATAGACCAGGACCATGAGGAACACCGCAGACGCCAGCGCTGCCTCCGCATCGCCGAGGCGGACGAGCTAGCCATGGCAGAGTGGCGCCAGCGCTACCTACAGGACGTCGCCAATGAGAACGCCTTCTAGGCGGAGAGGACGGCAAGGCGCCGTGCGGAGCGGGCCGAGAGGCGGCGGAAGGCACTCACGGAGGTGCAGTGCGATCTCGTTAACACAGGTGGGGAGTCGTTCTTCGACTTAGACGATCCTCTTTGGGAATACGTGTGGCTCGATACCTCGGACGACACCGGCGAGAATGATGAGGACGACTCGGAGTAGGTTCTAGTTGCATCGTAGTTTTTATCTAGTTGCACCGTAGTTCTTATCATGTTGGACTAGTTTTTTTGTCTATCTATGCTATGATGAACTATGTACGCTATGTGAACTACCTATGTATCGACTTTTTTTTTATCTATTTTATAATCTATGCATATGTTTTTTTTATTTGTTCGGAGTGCATATGTTGTTTGTGCGAGAGCGCGCTGTTTTTCGCAGCGGCTCGCGCGCGTTAAAATTTGCAGCAGCCGCTGGAGCAAACGCACCCCTCCGCGCAAAAACAAGCGATCCACGCGCTGCAAATGTTTTTTTTAGCACGCCGCGTGGcacggctgttggagatgctctaacaagGGCCTCCCACCAGGGCGGGCGTGCTCACGCACGGCCACGGTAGAGGCCCTGGGCGCGGCCGGCCGGCCGGCAGCGAGTGGTCGGAGCACGGGCCAGCAGGAGCGGCGGCGAGGCCATGCGCCGACGCACGTGTGAGGGCTTGAGCTAGCGGACAGGGGAGTGAGCAAGTCGCGAGCGGGGCACAATGGCAAGTAGGGCGCGGCAAGCAGCTGCGGGCACAACGCGGGCGGGCTCGGTCGGAGCGTAGTGCGTGTGTGCGCGGGTGACACAGGGGCGCGGGCAAGAGCTACAGTAGGCCGCGGCTAGCAGAGTGGCACGTGCGGCGGGGCTCACGGCCGGCTGCAGTCAGTAGGAGCATGGGGGACACTGCGATGCGGCGGCCAGCTGTGGGAGCGCGTGACCGGGGTGCGATGTGGCGCGGTGAGCGCGTCGGCAGCGACCGCGGGCTCTCCAGGAGTTAGGGCGCAGGGAGACGCGGCGGTCTACGGCGTACAGGACAAGGGGAAGAGGAGAAACGGGCGCGGGGAGCTCACGGGCGGTGCTGAGGAGATGGGCGGCGAGGCTTGGAGTAGCCCTTGGCGGAGCGGAACGGCGAGGGCGACGGCGGAGGCGGGGTCGCGTTGGGGCGTGGCCGGCTCGGGCATCCGAGGCGGAGGCGAATCCAGaagggagaggagaggggtgAGGTGGGGAGTGGAGACAAGGTGGCCGAGGAGGGTCGAGATGGGGCCGGCCTTATCCTCCGTTGGCGTGGCGTACGGGGGGTGGCGCAGGGCCGGCCCTGTGTTTTGGGAGGCCCTAGGCGAACTCTACGACATGGGCCCCTATGTCCTAAGAGGCTAAGACCATATATGTACTCGGGATTAGTTTCTAGCCCTTGTTCTCCAATGACATCAACATTGCTTTAAGATGTAAAGTACTTACTAAAAGAACTCTTCAGTGGTTAAATTTTCAGATCATTTTCTTTCATTTTTCTCCTTTTTTCAGCATCACACAAATGCTTCTTCTTAGGCAACATGGCAGGCTAATGTCCTAAAATTATGATGAAAAGGGGATACAAAGAATTAGAAATTTATACATCGGATGATTGGAATCCTAGACATGTACACAAAATGTCAAAAAATTAGGAACGATCATGGATGGATGAATAATTGAATACGTACTAAAGAATAAAGAATAAAAGAAACTACTGAAGTTGGGCTTTGAATCGGGGGATAGATCAGGAACATGGTACATGGATGGATATGTATTGTGGTGCATTCACGGCTCACATACGTATAAGTATTGCTGCCTTGCCGGATGTCGGATGGCCGGGCTGTCGGACTGCCGCGGGACGCGTACAACGGCGAGAACTAGCGGCGGCCGAGGCGCCGAGAGACAGGCCGACGGTCGATGAGAGGACGAGGTCACGAAGACGAAACGAAGGCACGAGCGAATTAGCGAAAACGATGAGATCTCTGACTGACTTGTTTATAAGAAGCGAAACGAGCGTCCGTGCCTTTCGTCTGGCTGCCGTGAAGCTATCGCTGCCTAGCTATCTGATGGGCCTAGCCCATCTTGTTTCTTTTCTCTCGTATAGTTTATTTTTTCTTACCTATTTTTTGCTGGCTATACAATGTATTTATCCTGCATCATGGGCCCCCCACCGGCCTGGGCCCTGGGCCATCGCCCCTCCCGCCATACCCCAGGGCCGGCCCTGGGGTGGCGCCGGGTCCGGTGGGGATGAGCGGTCTCGGTTGGGTGaacagaaggggaggagagaggtgACCGGGGAGGGAGAGTGGGCCGCTGGGCCGGCTTGGCCTGCCCAGGCTGGCTGAGGCCCACGGGGGTAGGGGCctccttttctcttttttctctgatttttctttttctattaaaacttttctgttttctatttagtTTCCTTTTTATTTTAATTTTATAAAACATATTTCTAGCACCTAAATAGTATCATCAATATAGGCCACTGCCACAATTAGTTTGGACctaaaataaaatagtttaataaTTTTGTAAATTAGAAAGCATTTAATTTATTACTTTGGCCATTGTTCTATTTATATAATGTCATTTAAAAACTTtataaaaatgttggttcaccaccaatattaacaaAAGATTATTTGCAACAacttgaacattttagttttcatgtttgagaaATTTAGTATTTCACttagaatttgaatttgaatttaaaaGGAATTTGAAATGAGCTAGAAGCCAAGATGATCATGCACTATTTATCAAAAGGATTAGCTTAACTTCAGAGGTTACTATAGATAAGTAATACAGGGGTGTTACATAACCTGTATGCCAGAAATATTACCCGTCTCCTCCGTGTTTGCTAATAGAGCAGTCAGGCCCTCCGTACATAACAAGAACAAATAGGGAGAGAGAGGGTCCCCCTGCCTCAGTCATCTCATGGTTTGAAACTGTCAGTATCGTCGCATTAGAACGAACCATGTACTTATAGAGGACCCACAATGCATAACTAAATCCACACAATTCTCATTAAAACCCAGCTTCAATAAAATATGTTTCAAGAAAGTCCATTCCACTCGGTCATATGCTTTGTGCATGTCCCGTTTGATTGCGCACAAACCCTCTGTGCCCCCTCTTTTCTTTTTTATTGTGTGGAAACACTCATAAGGCATTAAAATATTATCTATGATCATTCTCCCAGGAACAAAGGCACTCTGAGTAGGGCAGATGATATCTGAAAGAATTGTCTTCAATCGTGCAACAATCATTTTTGAAATAACCTTATACACAACATTGCATAAACAGATTGGTCTAAATTGAGTAACCTTTTTTGAAGAGTTAACCTTTGGGGTCATAATAATTGCAGTGTCACTCCAACCTACTGGTATTGAACGTGTATTCACTGCTCGGAGGACTTCTTCTGTTAGGTCTTCTCCCAACATAGGCCAAAATATCTTATAAGAATAGCGTGCAGACCATCTGGACCTGGTGCTTTTAAATCCCCAATATCAAACAAGGCTTTATGGGCCTCATCTGTCATATATGGAGCCGTCAGGGCATTATTAATATCATCTATCACTTTTCTTTTGACCAGTGAAAGAACTTTCGGGTTTGGTTGAGAGACTTCTGACGTAAACAGGTTTGAAAAATATCCTCTAATGTAATCCTTCAACTATGTATCTTGTAACCATACTCCATTGTCCACAGGCAACTTTTTAATCTGATTCCTTTTCTTTCTGGTTTTTGTCGCGTTAAAAAGGAGGTGTTACGGTCCCCGTGTAAAAGCCAATTTGCATGACCACGTTGTATCCAGTAAATATCCTCTTGTTCTAACAAGTTTTCAATAAGTACCAGAATCTCCTTTTGTCGCACTTGGGAGTCAACATTCATAGGTCCCCTATGCAACTTTTCCAACTCTTTTTTTCAATTTATTAATTCTCCTTTTCGGTCCTCTTAGAGTCTCACGGTCCCACTTATGCAAATCCGCTTGTATCACTCAAGTACGACCAACGAGAGATGGCCCAATACCCATCTTCTTTGCCTTTTCCCAAGCTGTACGTACAATCTCAACAACTTTCTCCTCTTTGAGCCAACGAGCTTCAAATTGTTTCACTCGTCCCCTTGGAGGGTTAAAAATATAACCGTCAAAATATTTCGTATATAGGACGACTGGTCGATGATCGGAATGAACATGTTCTTCATTAATGACCGCAACCCGAGGGAATTTTTCCGCCCATTACACATTGCAAATCGCATGGTCAAGTCTCTCCCCAGTGTCGCCTCTCCTCCAAGTAAAAAGATCACCAATACATCTCATATCCTCGAGGCCGCACTCTCCTAAACTATTACAGAAAATCTATCATCATTGCATTTGGTATCGCATTACCGCCCTGTTTTTCCAACGAGAGTAAAATTTCATTAAAATCCCCTAAGACCACCTAGGGGTGATCACACTTATTATGTAAGTTCCTAATAATATCCCAAGATAAATACCGTTCACTCCACATCGGATGACCATAGAACCCCGTAAATCGCCAATGTACAGAATCATCATTCATAAAAAGAATGTCAATAAAATGAGACGATACATAGTTTGAAACAACTTTATTCATCTTATGATAGAACAAGACTAGGCCGCCAGCCCGACCATCACTCTCCGGTACAATCATCAAATCAAAAGATAAAAGGCGCCGCAGCTCATCGGCTTTACATTTATTCAACTGTGACTCAGAGAGAAAAATTAAATCTGCCTTGGTACGACCTTGGAGCTCCAAGAGCTCATGAACTGCCATGGGGGAGAGCATGCCACGGCAGTTCCATCCTAGGATCTTCATTTGGCTCGGCAGACCTCCTCCTCGGAGGCGGACGATGCACCATCATCTCCAACCGACTCCCTCCTTTGTTGCTTGtaagcctcctcctcctctgtttcTTTCGCTACATGTGAAATTACCCCATCCACACCACTCATAGTCTCTACTCTACCCATACAAATTCTATTGGAGGAAACACTCATCTCACCATACAACATGTGTTCAAAACTATTCATCTCTCTCTCAAAAGAAAATTTTAAACCGCTACCTGTTGGTGGTGCACCAAAAGGATTACCCCTCTTTTCCCTATGATATCTTTACGCACGTTCTCGGATTTCTCACTCCCCTTTCTTCTACATTTCCTCTCTTTTCTCTTTGCCTGGCCCTGCATAAGATTTTTTCTAGCAGTAAAAGTAAACATCGCAGTATCCCCATTAGCCATAGCTGGAGCAACCAGCCTAGCTGCAACTGCACCTGACAAGGCCTCTAGCACACCAGGCTTGAATAAAAGATGGTTCTCAAGTGGATTAGCACCAGCCACAGCCGATACAAAGCTGGTTGTACCCATCGAGTGAATCCCCTGGCCCTCCTGGCCAGTGGGACACTCCAGGTGACGACCTTACTCAGCGGCTTTGTAGGTGTGGGCACCTCCAGGTGCAGCAGCACATGGCCCTCCTGGCCATGTATTGCAACCTGAAGGGTGCAACCCCGACCCGCCATCCTCTGGTCCTCCTAGCTAGAGTCAGCGATAGCCGTTGGAGGCACTGATCAGTCCTACCAACCGATGCCGGCGCCTGAGGGAGCCGGCAGGCGAGCCATAGGTACCCGACCCTCCTGACTGAGTGGTACACTCGTCACAATTGCTATCGTCGTGGTAGCCATGGCGAACTTGTCCATCACCGAGAGATCACCCACATCTTTGGTCACCTTGACCACATTCCCCTCCGTAGTTCTGGAGTTGTTGTTGCTAGATCCGAGGAACAAAATTTCTCTTTTACTTGCGCCTGTTCCTTTCTAGTATGCTTCTACACTAAGGTTCTTTGCAAGAGAAACTACTCTTTTTTCTTTTGGTATACTACAGTAGTGCTCTAAAGTATGTCCTACAATCACACAACACTCGCAGTACAAAGGAAGTTTCTCATACCACACATCATACTTAATTCTCTTACAACTACCCAACGGAGTGAACTCTACCGCTATCTTAAGAGGCTCATGCAGTGGGATTTCCACCCATATACGCAAATGTTTCTCTACAATCGTGTGGTTCCTATGGGATACGGCAATCGGATCACCGAGCTGGTGCCCAAAAGACCAGCCCATACTCTCTGTTTTCGTTCGAATGGGAGGTCACGAACCTGTACCCAGATCGCCATTACGCCAAGGTGAACCTCCGTCGGGTTTCCCTTGTCGTCAAACTCGGCGAAGACAATTCCATCACACTTATAGTGCCATGGTTGGGCCTTCAAAACAAAATGTCGGTCATCCTCCGCGTAGAAGTTGAGGACAAACCTCCCATCACCGCTAGCCACCACTTGAACGGTGACCGGTCCCTTCATCCTCCATGTCAAAGTTGCACGGAGGTCGTCGACGATGATTCGCGGGTTCACATGAAAGGGTGATAGGAGCCGCCCCACCACCAGGAAGCCGTTGATCGCCCTCtcatatgtctccaacatatctataattttttattgttccatactattatagtatcaatcttggatgttttatatgcaattttatatcattttttgggactaacctagtaacttagtgccaagtgtcagttgttgtttttttttgcctatttttggTTTTCTAGGAAATCGGTACCAAAtaaagtccaaatgccatgaaactttttgatgattttttctggacataAGAGACATTGGAAGCTTTGGGAGGAAGTCGGAAGGCGAAGGAGGTGGCTAcgagccaccagggcgcgccctggtgcctggTGGGCCCCTCGTTcctccgtttgacctaattccaactctataaattctctaaaatcgggaAACCAACAGAGATCCACCCAAAACACTTTTTACGCCACCGCAAGCTtttgttctcgtgagatcccatctggaggcctttctcggcactctgctggagggggaattgatcacggagggcttctacatcaaccttgctgctcCTCCGATGATGTATGAGTactttaccacagacctacgggtccatagctagtagctagatggcttcttctctctctttgatcttcaatacaatgttctcctcgatgttcttggagatctattcgatataatcctttttttgcggtgtgtttgttgggatccgatgaattgtgggttttttataagattatccatgaatattatttgagtcttctctgaactcttttatgcatgcttgttatagcttcgtatttctctgcaatctatctgtttggtttggccaactagattgatttatcttgcaatgggagaggtgctttgtgattggttctatcttgcggtgctcaatcccagtgacagaaagggacatgacacgtatgtgtggagtaatagtagtagatgtaggcaggagtcggtctacttgtctcggacgtgatgcctacatacatgatcattgccttggatatcgtcatgataattctcttttctatcaattgcccaacagcaATTTGTTTACCCACTATATGTTATGTTCAGGAGATAgtcctctagtgaaaactatggcccctgggtctatctttatcatatattaaaaatccaaaaatacattgctgcaatttatttaatttttttattttgtgtttttgtttatctatctatcactacgagATCTGATCCTTGTAATTAaccgccaagggattgacaaacccttgtttgtgttgggtgcaagtatttgttactTTGTGTGTAGGTACTACTAAGGAggtgttgtgtggttctcctactagattgataaccttggttcttaaccgagggaaatacttatctctactgtactgcatcatcctctcctcttcggggacaTCCCAACGCAACTCATAAGTAGGAcgaagaatttctggcaccgttgctgggagacatcatcaacatctatcaagtaccattgcataaactttcatctccttgcattcACTTTATTTCCCATTTACCTcttgttttcatctcccccacttctaaaacgtttttacaaaaacacaaaaatatttctTGTTTGCCTTTTTgattgtgtgcttgtttgcttgttttgtcACGATGTCTCGGTAAAATACCAACTTGTGTGATTTTTcaatactaataataatgattttattagtacccTGATTGCTCATCTCGCCAGTAGTGCGGAGTCTTATGacattaatgctgctttgctaaATTTTGTTATGGAAGAACAATTTTTTGGTAGTCCTAATGAAGATGTGCATGCCATCTTCTCACTTTTGTTGAATTGTGTGATACGCAAAAGAAAAAGGGTGTGGATAATGATATATTGACAAATTCAATTATTTTCGTTCTCACTACGAGATCGCGTTGaaacttggttttcatccttGCCAggaaatagtattgattcttgggataagtgtaAGGATGCTTTTATTGCCAAGTAGTTTCCTCCCACGAAAATTATTTCTCTTAGAAATCAAATTAtcaattttaagcaacttgatcatgaacatgttgcc
The Aegilops tauschii subsp. strangulata cultivar AL8/78 chromosome 3, Aet v6.0, whole genome shotgun sequence genome window above contains:
- the LOC109749668 gene encoding ethylene-responsive transcription factor ERF071-like, with amino-acid sequence MPPRCRTSSGYRGVRVRPFGWFYVEIRSGNVRLSLGTFETAHEAAHTYDSAAWRLSRPCSPMNFHDAQTCQQAQDLAPPPRLIIDQDHEEHRRRQRCLRIAEADELAMAEWRQRYLQDVANENAF